The genomic DNA ATTTCATGATGAATAAGAGCATCGCCTCGTAAACGTCCATGACGTTTGAAGAATCACAAAATTATCTTCTTTCGCTCGGCAACGAAGTTTCTGCAATGAAGCTTGGTCTCGAGAACATCCGTACACTGCTCGACGCACTCGGAAAACCCCACGAAGAATATCTGAAGGTACAGGTCGCCGGGACGAACGGGAAGGGGTCGGTTTGTGCGTTTTTGGATTCGATCTGCCGCGAGGCCGGTGTTCGGACGGGGCTTTATACATCGCCGCATCTGGTTTCGATCACCGAGCGAGTGAAGGTTGATGGTGTGGATATAAGTGAGGACGAATTTGCTCGGTTGGCAACTGTCGTTCGCGAGACTGCGGAGAAACTACTCGCCGACGGCGCTCTCGAATACCGGCCTACCTTCTTTGAACAAATGACGGCGATAGCTCTCGTTACGTTTTCCGAAGCAAAGGTAGAACTCGCCATCCTAGAAACCGGGCTCGGCGGCCGGCTCGACGCGACGACCGCAGCGAATGCGGAGATCGCGGCCATCACTCGGATCGATCTCGATCATCAGGAATATCTTGGCAATGATCTTAAGTCGATAGCTACGGAAAAGGCCGCAATTATTCACGCGGGTTCTAAGGTTGTTGTTTGCGAGCAGTCGCGGGTGGCGATGAAGGTGATACGCGATCGATGCAAGGCCGTTGGGGCGAAGGAGCGGACAACCGCCGAGTTTTTGGGACAAGGCTTTGGCCTGCCGCGACTTGGCCTGCTCGGCGAGCATCAGGTCGAGAATGCCGAGGTCGCGATACTGGCTGCCCACACGTTGCGTGATCATTTTGATATCAGTGACGAAGCAATCGTCGCGGGCCTTGAAAACGCCAGGCATCCCGGACGGCTTGAGTATGCAGGCAAATATTTATTTGACGGAGCACATAACGTTGGCGGAGCAAAGGCACTTGGCGATTATCTGAGGAAATTTGAAAAACGGCCGCTAACGATCGTCTTCGGAGCAATGCGTGACAAAGAGATCGCTGAGATCGCGTCGATCTTATTTCCGCTGGCGGAAAGGATCGTCTTGACCGAACCGGAAAATTCGCGATCATTGACCTATCACGAATTGCTTGAGCAGATTCCGTCTGAGATCTCCCGATCGAACATCTTCGCGACCGATAATGTCGAGAAAGCGTTGACGATCGCAGAAACGGTGACGCCTGAGGATGGGATCATTTTGGTTACGGGATCGTTGTACTTGGTTGGAGATGTGCGGAAAATTCTTTTGACACAGTTCGATGCTCCGAATTAAAGTAGGACAGCGGTTGAATTCGTAAATTAATGTTGCGAGCGTTCTTTTCACTATTTCTACTTCTCTTGTCGGCGGCCAATGTGGTCTCGCAAGACCTAATCCCGGCGAATCCATTCGGTTTCGTGATGAATCAACCTGAGCGATGGTTTTCAATTGGAAAAGAAGAGATTGCGGCCGGTCTTAAGAGGCTCGAAATGAGTGAGGGCTCCCTTAATCGCTTCTTGGAACAGAATCAAGGCAAGCATCTCTTGTTTGGATATGTCCGGTATAAGCCAGATTCGTTCAACGGTATGAACCCAAAGATCGAAGCCCGCGTGTTGAAGTTGAAGACGACGGAGCCTATCACTTTTCGGGCATTCAAGCCCGCAGCCGAGGCGGCACTTAGACGAATCGCTAAGGAATTCAGTGAGCAAAAGTATATTGTCGAGCCCTCAGAAATACGGATA from Acidobacteriota bacterium includes the following:
- a CDS encoding bifunctional folylpolyglutamate synthase/dihydrofolate synthase; translated protein: MTFEESQNYLLSLGNEVSAMKLGLENIRTLLDALGKPHEEYLKVQVAGTNGKGSVCAFLDSICREAGVRTGLYTSPHLVSITERVKVDGVDISEDEFARLATVVRETAEKLLADGALEYRPTFFEQMTAIALVTFSEAKVELAILETGLGGRLDATTAANAEIAAITRIDLDHQEYLGNDLKSIATEKAAIIHAGSKVVVCEQSRVAMKVIRDRCKAVGAKERTTAEFLGQGFGLPRLGLLGEHQVENAEVAILAAHTLRDHFDISDEAIVAGLENARHPGRLEYAGKYLFDGAHNVGGAKALGDYLRKFEKRPLTIVFGAMRDKEIAEIASILFPLAERIVLTEPENSRSLTYHELLEQIPSEISRSNIFATDNVEKALTIAETVTPEDGIILVTGSLYLVGDVRKILLTQFDAPN